One segment of Salvia miltiorrhiza cultivar Shanhuang (shh) unplaced genomic scaffold, IMPLAD_Smil_shh original_scaffold_306, whole genome shotgun sequence DNA contains the following:
- the LOC131004069 gene encoding uncharacterized protein LOC131004069 isoform X1 — MMINSSREKLMDFLFKPLNLEPSDCSFVEQDINKCPFLRNIDKPTNLSFAPLNFPIPCKGAKGPIFEDGPNFDLAFKLFHGKDGVLPLSPDLDKMESEPVPEFNHFASKAGSISMSAFGPGGPFGFHSFFRKKLNKESESSGKKEHSPKGGSSEHEALGNEWLETGNCPIAKSYRAVSGVLPLVATALRPPPGIKLNCPPAVVAARAALAKTALVKTIRPQPLPAKILVIGCLGIAANIPLGIWREHTRKFSLSWFTAVHAAVPFIAMLRKSVLMPKTAMAITIAGSILGQIIGSRAERLRLKAKADSAKLVAQAPPAVVSGYGSVQADVLTVGHCGKQGGEWDPLANKIAKISSPPPSVCF, encoded by the exons atgatg ATAAATAGCTCCAGGGAGAAACTAATGGATTTCCTCTTCAAGCCACTGAATTTGGAACCTTCTGATTGCTCCTTCGTCGAGCAGGATATTAATAAATGTCCATTCTTGAGGAATATTGATAAGCCAACCAACTTATCTTTTGCTCCTTTGAATTTTCCTATTCCT TGTAAAGGAGCCAAAGGCCCAATTTTTGAGGATGGACCCAATTTTGACTTGGCCTTCAAGCTTTTTCATGGGAAAGATGGGGTACTCCCTCTCTCACCTGACCTTGACAAAATGGAAAGTGAGCCTGTGCCAGAATTCAACCATTTTGCATCTAAAGCGGGATCTATCAGTATGTCAGCATTTGGACCAGGAGGGCCTTTTGGTTTCCATTCTTTCTTTAGAAAGAAACTGAATAAGGAATCTGAGTCATCAGGAAAGAAAGAGCATTCCCCTAAG GGCGGTTCCTCAGAACACGAGGCACTTGGAAACGAGTGGTTGGAAACAGGAAACTGTCCGATTGCCAAGTCGTACAGAGCTGTAAGTGGCGTTCTTCCTCTTGTGGCGACAGCTCTTCGACCACCACCAGGAATCAAGCTCAATTGTCCACCTGCAGTAGTTGCAGCAAGGGCAGCCCTCGCCAAGACCGCCCTTGTTAAAACCATTCGTCCACAGCCATTACCTGCAAAAATACTCGTTATTGGCTGCTTGGGCATCGCAGCCAACATTCCGCTGGGCATATGGAGAGAACATACCAGAAAGTTCTCACTCTCATGGTTCACTGCAGTACATGCTGCAGTCCCTTTCATAGCCATGCTCAGGAAGTCTGTGTTGATGCCTAAAACTGCCATGGCAATAACCATTGCAGGTTCTATCCTTGGACAGATCATCGGCTCGAGAGCCGAGCGCCTTCGACTGAAGGCGAAGGCCGACAGCGCCAAGCTGGTTGCGCAAGCTCCGCCGGCAGTTGTTTCGGGGTACGGTTCGGTCCAGGCGGATGTGCTGACTGTTGGTCATTGTGGGAAGCAGGGAGGCGAGTGGGACCCACTCGCCAACAAGATTGCCAAGATCTCATCTCCACCACCTAGTGTGTGTTTCTGA
- the LOC131004069 gene encoding uncharacterized protein LOC131004069 isoform X2, giving the protein MDFLFKPLNLEPSDCSFVEQDINKCPFLRNIDKPTNLSFAPLNFPIPCKGAKGPIFEDGPNFDLAFKLFHGKDGVLPLSPDLDKMESEPVPEFNHFASKAGSISMSAFGPGGPFGFHSFFRKKLNKESESSGKKEHSPKGGSSEHEALGNEWLETGNCPIAKSYRAVSGVLPLVATALRPPPGIKLNCPPAVVAARAALAKTALVKTIRPQPLPAKILVIGCLGIAANIPLGIWREHTRKFSLSWFTAVHAAVPFIAMLRKSVLMPKTAMAITIAGSILGQIIGSRAERLRLKAKADSAKLVAQAPPAVVSGYGSVQADVLTVGHCGKQGGEWDPLANKIAKISSPPPSVCF; this is encoded by the exons ATGGATTTCCTCTTCAAGCCACTGAATTTGGAACCTTCTGATTGCTCCTTCGTCGAGCAGGATATTAATAAATGTCCATTCTTGAGGAATATTGATAAGCCAACCAACTTATCTTTTGCTCCTTTGAATTTTCCTATTCCT TGTAAAGGAGCCAAAGGCCCAATTTTTGAGGATGGACCCAATTTTGACTTGGCCTTCAAGCTTTTTCATGGGAAAGATGGGGTACTCCCTCTCTCACCTGACCTTGACAAAATGGAAAGTGAGCCTGTGCCAGAATTCAACCATTTTGCATCTAAAGCGGGATCTATCAGTATGTCAGCATTTGGACCAGGAGGGCCTTTTGGTTTCCATTCTTTCTTTAGAAAGAAACTGAATAAGGAATCTGAGTCATCAGGAAAGAAAGAGCATTCCCCTAAG GGCGGTTCCTCAGAACACGAGGCACTTGGAAACGAGTGGTTGGAAACAGGAAACTGTCCGATTGCCAAGTCGTACAGAGCTGTAAGTGGCGTTCTTCCTCTTGTGGCGACAGCTCTTCGACCACCACCAGGAATCAAGCTCAATTGTCCACCTGCAGTAGTTGCAGCAAGGGCAGCCCTCGCCAAGACCGCCCTTGTTAAAACCATTCGTCCACAGCCATTACCTGCAAAAATACTCGTTATTGGCTGCTTGGGCATCGCAGCCAACATTCCGCTGGGCATATGGAGAGAACATACCAGAAAGTTCTCACTCTCATGGTTCACTGCAGTACATGCTGCAGTCCCTTTCATAGCCATGCTCAGGAAGTCTGTGTTGATGCCTAAAACTGCCATGGCAATAACCATTGCAGGTTCTATCCTTGGACAGATCATCGGCTCGAGAGCCGAGCGCCTTCGACTGAAGGCGAAGGCCGACAGCGCCAAGCTGGTTGCGCAAGCTCCGCCGGCAGTTGTTTCGGGGTACGGTTCGGTCCAGGCGGATGTGCTGACTGTTGGTCATTGTGGGAAGCAGGGAGGCGAGTGGGACCCACTCGCCAACAAGATTGCCAAGATCTCATCTCCACCACCTAGTGTGTGTTTCTGA
- the LOC131004072 gene encoding uncharacterized protein LOC131004072 encodes MGWKAAQKLIHHWKILRGDNVMIIRGKDKGETGVVKRVVRTQNRVIVEGKNLVKKHIKQGQGHEGGIFTVEAPLHVSNVQVVDPVTGKPCKVGIKYLEDGTKVRVARGIGTSGAIIPRPEILKMRTTPRPTIAGPKDTPMDVVLEKTYDPTTGKGMPDL; translated from the exons ATGGGTTGGAAGGCAGCGCAGAAACTGATTCATCACTGGAAGATTCTTAGAGGTGATAAT GTGATGATAATCAGGGGGAAAGATAAAGGGGAGACTGGTGTTGTTAAGCGTGTTGTTCGAACTCAGAATCGTGTTATTGTTGAGGGCAAGAATCTG GTGAAGAAACATATCAAGCAAGGTCAAGGTCACGAAGGCGGGATTTTCACAGTAGAAGCCCCCCTTCATGTCTCAAATGTTCAAGTTGTCGATCCAGTCACAGG GAAGCCCTGCAAGGTTGGGATTAAATACTTAGAAGATGGTACCAAGGTAAGAGTAGCAAGAGGCATtggaacatcaggagccataATTCCTCGTCCAGAAATCTTGAAGATGAGGACAACCCCTAGACCTACTATTG CCGGCCCCAAGGACACTCCTATGGATGTGGTTCTCGAGAAGACTTATGATCCTACAACTGGTAAGGGAATGCCAGATCTTTAA
- the LOC131004071 gene encoding replication protein A 70 kDa DNA-binding subunit A-like: MDAVQLTEGAISSLSSPDTDKASLKPVLQVYDVRPVSPQNHNSERYRLMLSDGEFLQQGMLATQRNEMVKSNMLMKGSIVRLMQFVCNVVQNRRIIIIIDLEVLVRECEIIGQPKTYPFMADGTPHVAKPPARTQLINQPANPAESSFSVSSPRPTMGAGPAVAHFQQSGEDYNSGSHSYSSSFSGNMNSGRYNPSNASAIYPKPEVDSGIPRAHMNNYARPPSSLYQQPSPMFANRGPIAKNEAPPRIIPIAALNPYQGRWTIKARVTAKSELRLYNNPRGDGKVFSFDLLDSDGGEIRVTCFNAVADQFYHQIESGKVYMISRGTLKAAQKAFNHLRNDYEIMLDNTSTVQPCYEDDKSIPQQQFHFRPISDIEGLDNNSILDLIAIVSSINPPSSIMRKNGTETQKRTLQLKDMSGRSVELTLWGNFCNAEGQTLQTMCDSGQFPVLAVKSCRVNDFNGKSVGTISSSQLFIEPDFPELQRLKTWFNSNGKNTPAIPLSREAGTARTDVRKTISQIKDEKLGTSEKPDWITVSATLIYIKVDNFSYTACPIMIGDRQCNKKVTNNGDGKWRCERCDQSVDECDYRYILQMQIQDHTGITWVTAFQESGEEIMGRSAKELYYMKHEEQDEEKFSEVLRDILFTKFMFKLKVKEETFSDEQRVKSTVVKAEKVNFQTEAKYLLDLAAKSKNEDLGSLPPKSEGMSASGLTTVGFGGSGEPATAAAMNYSGVTNNVAREGGASMSQSGNQYGGSRYPSTGIYTSCGSCGSSGHSSANCPSLMTAPGQSYGTGLGSRATLGDNGVGASGGASGECFKCHQTGHWARDCPGVSNAPPAYGTYNANSVSGAGGGASGECFKCHQTGHWARDCPGVGNAPAYGTNNANTGRYGMAPKQYVGGF, from the exons ATGGATGCGGTTCAATTGACGGAAGGCGCAATATCTTCTTTGTCGAGCCCCGACACCGACAAGGCTAGCTTGAAGCCGGTATTGCAGGTCTACGATGTACGCCCCGTCAGTCCTCAGAATCACAACTCCGAGCGATACCGGCTCATGCTTTCCGACGGCGAGTTCCTTCAGCAAGGAATGCTGGCCACCCAGCGCAATGAAATGGTCAAATCGAATATGCTGATGAAAGGCTCCATCGTCCGGTTGATGCAGTTCGTCTGCAACGTTGTCCAGAATCGCAG GATTATCATCATCATTGATCTAGAGGTGTTAGTTAGAGAATGTGAGATTATTGGTCAACCTAAGACATATCCATTCATGGCTGATGGCACCCCTCATGTAGCCAAACCACCTGCACGAACTCAGCTGATAAATCAGCCAGCTAACCCTGCTGAGTCATCATTTAGCGTTTCCTCTCCAAGGCCAACTATGGGTGCTGGCCCTGCTGTAGCGCACTTTCAACAGTCAGGGGAAGACTACAATTCAGGCTCACATTCATACAGTAGTTCTTTTTCTGGAAATATGAACTCAGGAAGATATAATCCTTCGAACGCGTCGGCAATATATCCCAAACCTGAAGTTGATTCAGGCATTCCACGGGCTCATATGAACAATTATGCCCGCCCACCTAGTTCCTTGTATCAGCAGCCGTCTCCAATGTTTGCAAATAGAGGACCAATTGCTAAAAATGAAGCTCCTCCAAGAATAATTCCAATTGCAGCACTGAATCCATATCAAGGCAGATGGACAATCAAGGCCAGAGTGACGGCAAAGAGTGAACTCAGGCTGTACAATAATCCTCGAGGTGATGGAAAAGTGTTTTCATTTGATCTTCTTGATTCTGATGGTGGAGAAATAAGGGTCACTTGCTTCAATGCTGTTGCAGATCAATTTTACCATCAAATTGAGTCCGGTAAGGTTTATATGATCTCCAGAGGGACACTGAAAGCTGCACAGAAAGCTTTTAATCACCTACGCAATGATTATGAGATAATGCTGGACAATACATCAACTGTGCAACCTTGTTATGAAGATGATAAGTCCATCCCACAGCAGCAATTTCATTTCCGTCCCATAAGTGATATTGAAGGCCTGGACAACAACAGTATTTTGGATCTAATTGCTATTGTTTCATCAATCAATCCACCCAGCTCTATAATGAGGAAAAATGGTACTGAAACTCAGAAAAGGACTCTCCAATTGAAGGACATGTCTGGGAGAAGTGTTGAGTTGACTTTGTGGGGAAACTTCTGCAATGCTGAAGGACAAACGCTGCAAACCATGTGTGATTCTGGCCAATTTCCTGTTTTAGCAGTGAAATCTTGTAGGGTTAATGATTTCAATGGAAAATCTGTGGGCACCATATCCAGTAGTCAGTTGTTTATAGAGCCTGATTTTCCTGAGCTTCAGAGACTTAAAACTTGGTTCAACAGCAATGGAAAGAACACACCTGCTATACCTCTATCAAGGGAAGCAGGTACAGCCCGCACTGATGTACGCAAAACCATATCCCAGATCAAAGATGAAAAGTTGGGGACCTCTGAGAAACCAGATTGGATCACAGTTTCTGCCACTCTAATTTACATAAAAGTTGATAATTTTTCTTATACCGCATGCCCGATCATGATTGGAGATCGACAATGCAACAAAAAGGTTACTAATAATGGGGATGGAAAATGGCGTTGCGAGAGATGTGACCAGTCTGTTGATGAGTGTGATTATAGGTATATCCTCCAGATGCAAATCCAGGATCACACTGGCATAACATGGGTGACTGCATTTCAGGAGAGCGGAGAGGAGATAATGGGTAGATCAGCCAAAGAGCTGTACTACATGAAGCATGAGGAACAAGATGAGGAGAAATTCAGTGAGGTGTTGCGTGATATCctttttacaaaatttatgtTCAAACTGAAAGTGAAGGAAGAGACTTTCAGCGACGAACAGCGCGTGAAGTCAACAGTGGTGAAAGCAGAGAAGGTTAACTTCCAAACAGAAGCCAAGTATCTACTGGATTTGGCGGCTAAATCCAAAAATGAGGACTTAGGTTCACTACCTCCTAAAAGTGAAGGTATGTCAGCATCTGGGCTGACTACTGTTGGATTTGGTGGAAGTGGAGAACCTGCGACAGCTGCTGCTATGAATTACAGTGGAGTTACTAATAATGTGGCCAGAGAGGGTGGTGCAAGTATGAGTCAATCTGGTAACCAGTATGGTGGCTCGAGATATCCTTCCACTGGAATATATACAAGTTGTGGTAGCTGTGGAAGCTCTGGGCATAGCTCTGCGAATTGCCCAAGCCTCATGACTGCCCCGGGACAATCTTATGGAACTGGTCTTGGCAGTAGGGCGACGCTTGGGGATAATGGTGTTGGGGCTAGTGGTGGTGCGTCTGGCGAGTGCTTTAAATGCCATCAAACCGGGCACTGGGCAAGGGACTGCCCAGGTGTTAGCAATGCTCCTCCTGCTTATGGAACCTATAATGCCAACTCCGTATCTGGGGCTGGTGGTGGTGCGTCTGGCGAGTGCTTTAAATGCCATCAAACCGGGCACTGGGCAAGGGACTGCCCCGGTGTTGGCAATGCTCCTGCTTATGGGACCAATAATGCCAATACCGGGCGATATGGAATGGCACCGAAGCAATACGTGGGCGGCTTTTGA
- the LOC131004073 gene encoding hypothetical protein At1g04090-like isoform X1, translated as MTILSVDNAWNMLITHLFLLLFVGIRLGSCSHFKLSLIIKFKLLVLCNSFFHKTHALPIDTNFTLPSPLPNWPAGGDFATGEIDLGGLQVRQVTSFHRIWATDKGGPDDSGATFFEPSPIPDGFSMLGSYAQPNNRPLSGWVLVAKTDQSAQILTQPTNYSLIWSNDNSSGNPAFFWLPIPPDGYKSLGLVVTTSPEKPSPDKIRCVRSDFTADTEIDDWIWSQGINVYGLRPRIRGAGAQPVSVGTFVIQNDAVALSSLINKNPNYTSGRLSRSQMEAVFRAYAPYVYFHPDESYLPASVNCFFSNGALLYKKGEESNPVRVEPDGANLPRGGSGDGLYWLDLPAERGARDRVRVGDLPSAEAYVHFKPILGGTFTDIQVWLFYPFNGHAIAKVGLIKRLSLGRAGEHVGDWEHVTLRVSNFDGALHKVYFSQHSGGRWVDSRLLQFQSGNRFVWYASRNGHAGNYEEGLYLQGPGDGVGIRNDWARSDKVMDAGARFAVVAAEGVAEPAWLSYERKWGPTEKYDTAVEVRRVKKLLPGKLKKALEGLVKVIDEVFGKDGPTGPKVKNNWSGDE; from the exons ATGACAATTCTCAGTGTTGATAATGCATGGAATATGCTTATTACACATCTGTTTCTGTTACTATTTGTGGGAATTCGCCTAGGTTCGTGTAGCCATTTCAAATTGTCACttattatcaaatttaaattgttGGTGCTCTGCAATTCCTTTTTCCACAAAACCCACGCTTTGCCCATCGACACCAATTTCACACTTCCTTCTCCGCTGCCCAATTGGCCtgcag GTGGTGATTTTGCGACGGGAGAGATCGATCTGGGAGGCCTGCAAGTCCGACAAGTGACGTCGTTTCACAGAATTTGGGCGACAGACAAAGGAGGGCCAGACGATTCAGGTGCAACCTTTTTCGAACCTTCCCCAATCCCAGATGGATTTTCGATGCTCGGCAGCTACGCTCAGCCCAACAACCGCCCGCTTTCCGGTTGGGTTTTGGTGGCAAAAACCGATCAATCGGCGCAAATTCTGACGCAGCCGACCAACTACTCTCTAATTTGGTCCAACGATAACAGCTCCGGCAACCCAGCCTTTTTCTGGCTCCCAATTCCACCCGACGGTTACAAATCCCTCGGCCTCGTCGTCACCACCTCGCCGGAAAAGCCGTCCCCGGACAAGATCCGATGCGTCCGATCCGACTTCACGGCCGATACCGAGATAGACGACTGGATTTGGAGCCAAGGCATAAACGTCTACGGATTGCGGCCCAGAATTAGAGGCGCCGGCGCGCAGCCAGTAAGCGTGGGCACATTCGTCATCCAAAACGACGCCGTCGCGTTATCTAGTTTGATTAACAAGAACCCTAATTACACAAGCGGCAGGCTTAGCCGAAGCCAAATGGAAGCTGTGTTTCGAGCTTACGCACCGTATGTATACTTCCACCCCGATGAGAGCTACCTCCCCGCTTCGGTTAACTGCTTTTTCAGCAACGGTGCATTGCTGTACAAGAAAGGGGAGGAATCGAACCCGGTCCGGGTCGAGCCGGACGGCGCGAACCTCCCTCGGGGAGGCTCCGGCGACGGCTTGTACTGGCTCGACCTCCCGGCCGAGCGCGGAGCCAGGGATAGGGTTAGGGTTGGGGATTTACCGAGTGCGGAGGCTTACGTCCACTTCAAACCGATCCTCGGCGGGACCTTCACGGATATTCAGGTGTGGTTGTTTTACCCTTTCAATGGCCATGCAATCGCAAAAGTTGGGTTGATTAAGCGGCTGTCGCTGGGGAGAGCCGGCGAGCACGTGGGCGATTGGGAGCACGTGACGCTGAGGGTGAGCAATTTCGATGGGGCTCTTCACAAAGTCTACTTCTCCCAACACAGCGGCGGGAGATGGGTTGATTCTCGTCTGCTGCAGTTTCAAAGCGGCAATAGATTTGTGTGGTACGCGTCGAGGAATGGGCATGCCGGGAATTATGAGGAGGGGCTGTATCTGCAGGGGCCGGGGGATGGGGTCGGGATAAGGAATGATTGGGCGAGGAGCGATAAGGTGATGGATGCGGGGGCGAGGTTCGCGGTGGTGGCGGCGGAGGGGGTGGCGGAGCCGGCGTGGTTGAGCTACGAGAGAAAATGGGGGCCGACGGAGAAATACGATACGGCGGTGGAAGTGAGGAGGGTGAAGAAGCTGCTGCCGGGGAAGTTGAAGAAGGCGTTGGAGGGTTTGGTGAAGGTGATAGATGAGGTTTTTGGGAAGGATGGGCCGACGGGACCCAAGGTGAAGAATAATTGGAGTGGCGATGAATGA
- the LOC131004073 gene encoding hypothetical protein At1g04090-like isoform X2, with translation MLGSYAQPNNRPLSGWVLVAKTDQSAQILTQPTNYSLIWSNDNSSGNPAFFWLPIPPDGYKSLGLVVTTSPEKPSPDKIRCVRSDFTADTEIDDWIWSQGINVYGLRPRIRGAGAQPVSVGTFVIQNDAVALSSLINKNPNYTSGRLSRSQMEAVFRAYAPYVYFHPDESYLPASVNCFFSNGALLYKKGEESNPVRVEPDGANLPRGGSGDGLYWLDLPAERGARDRVRVGDLPSAEAYVHFKPILGGTFTDIQVWLFYPFNGHAIAKVGLIKRLSLGRAGEHVGDWEHVTLRVSNFDGALHKVYFSQHSGGRWVDSRLLQFQSGNRFVWYASRNGHAGNYEEGLYLQGPGDGVGIRNDWARSDKVMDAGARFAVVAAEGVAEPAWLSYERKWGPTEKYDTAVEVRRVKKLLPGKLKKALEGLVKVIDEVFGKDGPTGPKVKNNWSGDE, from the coding sequence ATGCTCGGCAGCTACGCTCAGCCCAACAACCGCCCGCTTTCCGGTTGGGTTTTGGTGGCAAAAACCGATCAATCGGCGCAAATTCTGACGCAGCCGACCAACTACTCTCTAATTTGGTCCAACGATAACAGCTCCGGCAACCCAGCCTTTTTCTGGCTCCCAATTCCACCCGACGGTTACAAATCCCTCGGCCTCGTCGTCACCACCTCGCCGGAAAAGCCGTCCCCGGACAAGATCCGATGCGTCCGATCCGACTTCACGGCCGATACCGAGATAGACGACTGGATTTGGAGCCAAGGCATAAACGTCTACGGATTGCGGCCCAGAATTAGAGGCGCCGGCGCGCAGCCAGTAAGCGTGGGCACATTCGTCATCCAAAACGACGCCGTCGCGTTATCTAGTTTGATTAACAAGAACCCTAATTACACAAGCGGCAGGCTTAGCCGAAGCCAAATGGAAGCTGTGTTTCGAGCTTACGCACCGTATGTATACTTCCACCCCGATGAGAGCTACCTCCCCGCTTCGGTTAACTGCTTTTTCAGCAACGGTGCATTGCTGTACAAGAAAGGGGAGGAATCGAACCCGGTCCGGGTCGAGCCGGACGGCGCGAACCTCCCTCGGGGAGGCTCCGGCGACGGCTTGTACTGGCTCGACCTCCCGGCCGAGCGCGGAGCCAGGGATAGGGTTAGGGTTGGGGATTTACCGAGTGCGGAGGCTTACGTCCACTTCAAACCGATCCTCGGCGGGACCTTCACGGATATTCAGGTGTGGTTGTTTTACCCTTTCAATGGCCATGCAATCGCAAAAGTTGGGTTGATTAAGCGGCTGTCGCTGGGGAGAGCCGGCGAGCACGTGGGCGATTGGGAGCACGTGACGCTGAGGGTGAGCAATTTCGATGGGGCTCTTCACAAAGTCTACTTCTCCCAACACAGCGGCGGGAGATGGGTTGATTCTCGTCTGCTGCAGTTTCAAAGCGGCAATAGATTTGTGTGGTACGCGTCGAGGAATGGGCATGCCGGGAATTATGAGGAGGGGCTGTATCTGCAGGGGCCGGGGGATGGGGTCGGGATAAGGAATGATTGGGCGAGGAGCGATAAGGTGATGGATGCGGGGGCGAGGTTCGCGGTGGTGGCGGCGGAGGGGGTGGCGGAGCCGGCGTGGTTGAGCTACGAGAGAAAATGGGGGCCGACGGAGAAATACGATACGGCGGTGGAAGTGAGGAGGGTGAAGAAGCTGCTGCCGGGGAAGTTGAAGAAGGCGTTGGAGGGTTTGGTGAAGGTGATAGATGAGGTTTTTGGGAAGGATGGGCCGACGGGACCCAAGGTGAAGAATAATTGGAGTGGCGATGAATGA